In the genome of Enterococcus hirae ATCC 9790, one region contains:
- the topB gene encoding type IA DNA topoisomerase has product MKTVILAEKPSQAKAYAETFKKRIRHEGYYEIVDPLFSGEVTITYGFGHLVDMVPPGAYEERWSKWSLANLPIFPETFRYEVPKEKQAQFSIVKKELQSADTIIIATDGDREGEAIAWSIIIQAQAFTKSKKYQRLWINSLEKEAIYEGFKNLRPGESYFPKYKEAKARQNADWLIGMNGSPLYSLLLQQKGIDGSFSLGRVQTPTLYMIYQLQETIKNFKKEPYYEVEATISCDDGRFTGKIDPKQNFKTLEALHQVIEKSGAHLGKQSGQILSVIKKEKQLSSPRLFSLSSLQTKMNQLMKVSAKATLDAAQGLYEKKFLSYPRTDSTYITENEHHYLVKNLVRYKDFLGISSVETPETWSKKRYVDATKVQEHHAIIPTKTIPSKERFAQLSRLQQAIYLQVAKTTMAMFAENYVYEETTIYTGVQELRLKSTGKIPIKKGWQMILATKSKQKEVQVLPDVVKGQVVGVDLKSIQKETQPPKPYNEGTLITAMKTAGKTLDDEEAQEILKEVEGIGTEATRANIIENLKQRYYIEVTKNEITVTAKGITLCKAVAQEPLLTSAEMTAQWEGYLKKIGNNEGTPEVFLANIKKFILHLLESVPKQLTSVDLSEEITGTRQIKALEKKNDQLGRCPKCKQGIVMLYPKVATCTNASCDFKLWPTIAKKKLTKTMMRELLSKGKTSKVVKGLTGKKGKFDAVLELKADYSIGFSFPWMEKSGEKNKEEK; this is encoded by the coding sequence ATGAAAACTGTTATACTGGCTGAAAAACCTTCCCAAGCAAAAGCTTATGCTGAAACATTTAAGAAACGAATACGTCACGAAGGGTATTATGAGATCGTTGACCCGTTGTTTAGTGGGGAAGTAACGATTACTTATGGATTCGGTCACTTAGTGGACATGGTCCCTCCTGGTGCATATGAAGAACGTTGGAGTAAATGGTCCTTAGCTAACTTACCAATTTTCCCAGAAACCTTCCGCTATGAAGTGCCGAAAGAAAAACAAGCACAATTTTCAATCGTCAAAAAGGAATTACAATCAGCGGATACGATCATTATTGCGACAGATGGAGACCGTGAAGGAGAAGCCATTGCTTGGTCGATTATCATTCAAGCACAAGCCTTCACCAAAAGCAAAAAGTATCAACGTTTGTGGATCAATTCGCTGGAAAAAGAGGCGATTTATGAAGGCTTTAAAAACCTTCGTCCAGGCGAGAGCTATTTTCCTAAATATAAAGAAGCGAAAGCTAGACAGAATGCGGATTGGTTGATCGGGATGAACGGGAGTCCATTATATAGTCTCTTACTGCAACAAAAAGGGATCGATGGCAGCTTTTCTTTAGGACGTGTCCAAACGCCAACCCTATATATGATCTATCAGTTACAAGAAACGATTAAAAACTTCAAAAAAGAACCATACTATGAAGTAGAAGCGACGATCAGTTGTGATGATGGACGGTTTACAGGGAAAATCGATCCCAAGCAGAATTTTAAAACCCTCGAAGCGCTACATCAAGTAATTGAAAAATCAGGCGCGCATTTAGGGAAGCAATCAGGACAGATCTTATCGGTCATTAAAAAAGAAAAACAACTAAGTAGTCCACGTTTATTTTCTTTATCTAGTCTCCAGACAAAAATGAACCAATTGATGAAGGTGAGTGCCAAAGCGACATTAGATGCTGCCCAAGGGCTCTACGAAAAGAAATTTTTAAGCTATCCTCGGACAGATTCTACTTACATTACTGAAAATGAACATCACTACTTGGTGAAAAACTTAGTACGTTATAAAGATTTTTTAGGGATCAGCAGCGTAGAGACTCCTGAAACATGGTCAAAAAAAAGATATGTTGATGCGACAAAAGTCCAAGAACACCATGCAATTATTCCAACAAAAACGATTCCTTCCAAGGAACGTTTTGCGCAATTATCACGTCTGCAACAAGCCATCTATTTACAAGTAGCGAAAACGACTATGGCAATGTTTGCCGAAAATTATGTATATGAAGAAACAACGATTTATACTGGTGTCCAAGAACTTCGCTTAAAAAGTACAGGGAAAATTCCAATCAAAAAAGGGTGGCAAATGATCTTAGCAACCAAAAGCAAGCAGAAAGAAGTCCAAGTATTACCAGATGTGGTAAAAGGTCAGGTGGTCGGCGTTGATCTGAAAAGTATTCAAAAAGAAACCCAACCACCAAAACCATACAACGAGGGAACACTAATCACTGCGATGAAAACGGCAGGGAAAACATTGGATGATGAAGAAGCACAGGAAATCTTAAAAGAAGTTGAGGGAATCGGAACAGAAGCGACTCGAGCCAATATTATTGAAAATCTAAAGCAACGTTACTATATCGAGGTCACTAAAAATGAAATCACTGTTACGGCTAAAGGAATCACTCTTTGTAAAGCGGTCGCTCAAGAACCTTTGTTGACTAGTGCGGAAATGACTGCTCAGTGGGAAGGATACCTCAAAAAGATCGGTAACAATGAGGGCACACCCGAAGTCTTTTTAGCAAATATCAAAAAATTCATCCTTCATTTACTCGAATCCGTGCCAAAACAACTGACTTCAGTCGATTTATCTGAAGAAATCACTGGAACGCGCCAAATCAAAGCGCTGGAGAAGAAAAATGATCAACTAGGCAGATGTCCAAAGTGTAAACAAGGGATCGTCATGTTGTATCCAAAAGTAGCAACTTGTACCAATGCTTCCTGTGATTTTAAACTTTGGCCAACGATTGCAAAGAAGAAGCTGACGAAAACGATGATGCGGGAATTATTGTCTAAAGGTAAGACTAGTAAAGTAGTTAAAGGGTTGACTGGCAAAAAAGGGAAGTTTGATGCGGTACTAGAACTAAAAGCAGATTATTC
- a CDS encoding shikimate dehydrogenase, which translates to MISGKTKLTGFFAKPASHSLSPLMHNLAFSHWGIDAVYLAFEVDQTNLRQAVESIRTLDMLGVNVSMPNKTAVLAYLDQLSPEAELIGAVNTIVHQEQRLIGYNTDGMGFVRSVNETGHPIKNQKIVVLGAGGAAKAIVVQMALEGAQEITIYKRLNATFLPLKEYFVKVSEKTGCPIRLHDYADESQLALDLSQANLLINATDIGMGSKKDQLPIADVKLLHSQLAVFDLIYSPSETRLIQEAKKMGIKAYNGLGMLIHQGAIAFELWTHREMPVQNIREQLEQEV; encoded by the coding sequence ATGATCTCTGGTAAAACAAAACTCACAGGCTTTTTTGCAAAGCCTGCTTCTCATAGTCTTTCACCGTTGATGCACAATCTGGCATTTTCACATTGGGGTATTGATGCCGTTTATCTGGCTTTTGAGGTAGATCAAACGAACCTAAGACAAGCCGTTGAGAGTATCCGCACATTAGATATGTTGGGCGTGAATGTTTCAATGCCGAATAAAACGGCTGTCTTAGCATACCTTGATCAGTTAAGCCCTGAAGCGGAATTGATCGGAGCGGTCAACACGATCGTTCACCAGGAGCAACGTTTGATTGGTTACAATACAGATGGTATGGGATTTGTACGTTCCGTCAACGAAACGGGGCATCCAATCAAAAATCAAAAAATCGTTGTTCTGGGAGCAGGTGGTGCAGCAAAAGCAATTGTCGTCCAAATGGCACTAGAAGGCGCACAAGAAATCACGATTTACAAACGTTTGAATGCCACTTTTTTACCACTAAAAGAGTATTTTGTGAAAGTCTCTGAGAAAACAGGTTGTCCCATCCGATTACATGATTATGCGGACGAAAGTCAACTGGCATTAGATTTGAGTCAGGCGAATCTATTGATCAACGCAACTGATATCGGAATGGGAAGCAAGAAAGACCAATTACCGATTGCTGATGTAAAGTTGTTGCATTCGCAATTAGCCGTCTTTGACTTGATCTACTCCCCTAGTGAGACACGATTAATCCAAGAAGCCAAAAAAATGGGAATCAAAGCCTATAATGGTTTAGGTATGTTGATTCATCAAGGAGCAATTGCTTTTGAACTGTGGACACATCGAGAAATGCCAGTCCAGAACATACGAGAACAATTAGAACAAGAAGTGTGA
- a CDS encoding ABC transporter ATP-binding protein, which translates to MTAIITIKNGKKVVSNGMNEEKVLLDGIDLTINKGDFITVLGGNGAGKSTLFNTIAGTLQLSQGSIAFKERNITKETEEKRASFLSRVFQDPKMGTAPRMTVAENLLLAQKRGKKRPLRLRNLKNQREKFYQLCQEVGNGLEQHLDTPAGELSGGQRQALSLLMATIEAPELLLLDEHTAALDPKTAKSLMQLTNRRITEQHLTCLMITHRMEDALNYGNRLIVLQKGRIVKDLSKEEKEQLSLADLLQFFEEVLD; encoded by the coding sequence ATGACAGCGATCATCACAATTAAAAATGGAAAAAAAGTCGTTAGCAATGGCATGAATGAAGAAAAAGTATTATTAGATGGAATTGATTTGACAATCAATAAAGGCGATTTTATTACGGTCCTTGGTGGAAATGGTGCGGGAAAAAGTACGCTGTTCAACACGATCGCAGGAACATTACAATTAAGTCAAGGGTCGATCGCTTTTAAAGAGCGGAATATCACGAAAGAAACAGAAGAAAAACGGGCTTCTTTTCTTTCTCGGGTGTTCCAAGATCCTAAGATGGGCACAGCTCCAAGGATGACAGTAGCAGAGAACTTGCTTTTGGCTCAAAAAAGAGGAAAGAAAAGACCCCTTCGTCTCCGTAACCTAAAGAATCAAAGAGAAAAATTTTATCAATTGTGTCAAGAAGTTGGAAATGGGTTGGAGCAGCATCTAGATACGCCAGCTGGGGAATTATCAGGAGGGCAACGCCAAGCATTGAGTTTGTTGATGGCGACCATTGAAGCGCCTGAGTTGCTGCTATTAGATGAACATACAGCAGCGCTCGATCCTAAAACTGCCAAATCATTGATGCAATTAACCAATCGCAGGATTACTGAACAACACTTGACGTGCTTGATGATCACCCACCGGATGGAAGATGCCTTGAATTATGGGAATCGTCTGATCGTTTTACAAAAAGGACGGATCGTGAAAGATTTGTCTAAAGAAGAAAAAGAGCAATTGTCACTAGCGGATCTATTACAATTTTTTGAAGAAGTGTTAGATTAG
- a CDS encoding ABC transporter permease — protein MIVSAISQGMLWAILGLGIFMTYRILDFPDMTTEGSFPLGGAVCVTAITHGISPVLATLLGVGAGMLAGLVTGLLYTKGKIPVILAGILVMSGLNSVILFVMRTPNLSLLNHSILQDTFNGLHLPDYFDTVLLGLLALSLLIGVLLFFFNTDLGQGYIATGDNETMARSLGIKTDRMKILGLTLSNGVIALSGALIAQNDGYADVNKGIGVIVIGLASIIIGEVIFHELTLAERLIAIVVGSIIYQLLILIVIKLGFDTTYLKLFSAIILAICLMIPQLKQALKLKTGFEKEV, from the coding sequence ATGATCGTATCAGCAATTTCACAAGGGATGTTATGGGCAATCTTAGGATTAGGAATCTTTATGACTTATCGGATTTTGGATTTTCCTGATATGACGACTGAAGGATCATTTCCATTAGGTGGAGCAGTTTGTGTGACAGCTATCACTCATGGGATCTCCCCAGTTTTAGCAACACTGCTTGGCGTTGGTGCAGGCATGCTTGCCGGACTAGTTACGGGGCTGTTGTATACCAAAGGAAAGATCCCAGTGATCCTTGCCGGAATCTTAGTCATGTCTGGATTAAACTCGGTGATTTTATTCGTGATGCGCACACCAAATCTTTCTTTATTGAACCATTCGATTTTACAAGATACGTTCAATGGTCTTCATTTACCTGACTATTTTGATACCGTGTTACTTGGCTTGCTTGCATTAAGTCTCTTGATTGGTGTCTTACTGTTCTTTTTCAATACCGATTTAGGTCAAGGGTATATCGCGACAGGAGACAACGAAACGATGGCTCGTTCCTTAGGGATCAAAACAGATCGAATGAAAATCTTAGGATTGACTCTTTCAAATGGTGTTATTGCTTTATCAGGTGCATTGATTGCACAAAATGATGGGTATGCCGATGTCAATAAAGGAATTGGTGTCATCGTGATCGGGCTAGCTTCTATCATTATTGGAGAAGTGATTTTCCACGAATTAACGTTAGCAGAACGCTTGATTGCCATTGTCGTGGGAAGCATCATCTATCAATTATTGATCCTGATCGTCATTAAACTTGGGTTTGACACAACATATCTCAAACTCTTCTCCGCTATTATTTTAGCCATTTGTTTGATGATTCCTCAGTTAAAACAAGCATTGAAACTTAAAACCGGTTTTGAAAAGGAGGTTTGA
- the trpX gene encoding tryptophan ABC transporter substrate-binding protein has product MKNKRLITVVALIMLYLVGTFIYEKITPASTESKPKETNQTVSVGVLQYVSHPALDEIYRGIKDGLEQSGLEEGKNLTISFQNGQADQSKLATMSQQLVQADPDVLVGIATPAAQSLANVTNTIPLVLGAVTDPVGAGLVKSLKEPGGNITGVSDQPPVEAQIKLGAELLPNAKKVGILYASSEDNSKYQVSQAEKAIQKVGLTSVKYAVPSTNEIAQTVQVMSQQVDFIYVPLDNTIANAMQTVVKEADKAKIPVIPSVDSMVEQGGLATIGINQYDLGVQSGKMAAMLALGKEKPATTPVYVFDKGDVIINEKQAEKLGITIPDSIKQEAKNVSEEPKDEGDEQ; this is encoded by the coding sequence ATGAAAAATAAACGTTTGATCACAGTTGTTGCACTTATTATGCTTTACTTAGTAGGAACCTTTATTTATGAAAAAATAACGCCTGCTTCTACTGAATCGAAACCAAAAGAAACGAATCAAACTGTTTCCGTTGGGGTTTTGCAATATGTGAGCCATCCGGCATTAGATGAAATTTACCGTGGGATCAAAGACGGTCTCGAACAATCAGGGCTTGAGGAAGGAAAAAATTTAACGATCTCCTTTCAAAACGGGCAAGCTGATCAAAGTAAATTAGCCACTATGAGTCAACAATTAGTACAAGCTGACCCAGATGTCCTAGTAGGGATCGCTACTCCGGCTGCTCAGTCTTTAGCTAATGTAACGAATACGATCCCACTAGTCTTAGGTGCGGTCACAGATCCAGTTGGTGCCGGCTTAGTGAAGTCTTTAAAAGAACCAGGTGGAAACATCACAGGCGTATCTGATCAGCCTCCTGTTGAAGCGCAAATCAAGTTAGGCGCTGAATTGTTGCCGAATGCGAAGAAAGTCGGGATTTTATACGCTTCTTCAGAAGATAATTCAAAATACCAAGTAAGCCAAGCAGAAAAAGCGATTCAAAAAGTAGGTTTGACTTCAGTAAAATATGCTGTACCTTCTACGAATGAAATCGCCCAAACTGTCCAAGTGATGAGTCAACAAGTGGATTTCATTTATGTTCCTTTAGACAATACAATTGCTAATGCTATGCAGACAGTGGTAAAAGAAGCTGATAAAGCGAAGATCCCAGTGATCCCTTCAGTTGATTCAATGGTCGAACAAGGTGGCTTGGCAACGATCGGAATTAACCAATATGATTTAGGTGTCCAAAGTGGGAAAATGGCTGCGATGCTTGCACTAGGAAAAGAAAAACCAGCAACGACACCTGTTTACGTCTTTGATAAAGGCGATGTTATTATCAATGAAAAACAGGCGGAAAAATTAGGGATCACGATTCCTGATTCAATAAAGCAAGAAGCTAAAAATGTTTCAGAAGAACCGAAAGACGAGGGGGATGAACAATGA
- the efbA gene encoding fibronectin-binding protein EfbA: MSFDGVFTHAMINELRETLLSGRISKIHQPYENEVVLVIRSRGKNQRLLLSAHPSYARIQITQIDYQNPDTPPNFVMMLRKHLDGAILESIEQIENDRVIHFHFTKRDELGDLQNIILIVELMGRHSTIILVNKESGKILDAIKHIGSSQNTYRSLLPGVDYIAPPEQNQLNPFSQEKEKVFHRLSQMDLTPKGIQQQFQGIGFDTAQELVARLTERPNEKMLVWQEFFTAIDTQLSPSLYEVAEKEYFTPINYRFFDSNTQQKKMYPTLSALLDAFYQEKAEKDRAKQQGGELIRKIENELKRNRNKLKKREQTLKDSENAEDYRRDGELLTTFMAQVPRGANEVTLPNYYEEDRPITIKLDPALTPNQNAQKYFHRYQKLKNAVKLIGKQIEEAKNEIDYLESVLSQLEIAGPMDIEVIKEELTAEGYLKKKSSKKQKRKKPSQPDQYLSTDGTLILVGKNNLQNDQLSLKTAKKTDYWLHAKNIPGSHVIIKSDQPSDETITEAAELAAYFSKYRHSAQVPVDLVQVKHLRKPNGAKPGYVIYENQKTIIVTPEEEKINKMKQMTN, translated from the coding sequence ATGTCCTTTGATGGTGTCTTTACTCATGCAATGATCAATGAATTGCGTGAGACTCTATTATCTGGTCGGATTTCTAAAATCCACCAACCTTACGAAAATGAAGTCGTATTAGTGATTCGCTCACGTGGTAAAAATCAGCGTTTGCTCTTATCTGCACATCCTAGTTATGCTCGAATCCAGATCACTCAGATCGACTATCAAAATCCAGACACACCACCGAACTTTGTGATGATGTTACGCAAGCATCTTGATGGGGCAATTTTGGAGTCGATCGAACAAATCGAAAACGACCGAGTGATCCACTTTCATTTCACGAAACGAGACGAACTAGGAGATCTCCAAAATATCATTTTGATTGTGGAACTCATGGGTCGACATAGCACGATCATCTTAGTGAATAAAGAATCAGGAAAAATCTTAGATGCGATCAAGCATATTGGTAGTTCACAAAACACTTATCGTTCCCTTCTGCCTGGTGTAGACTATATTGCTCCACCTGAACAAAACCAGCTGAATCCCTTTAGTCAGGAAAAAGAAAAAGTCTTCCATCGGCTTTCTCAAATGGACTTGACACCAAAAGGAATCCAACAACAATTTCAAGGAATCGGTTTTGATACTGCGCAAGAATTGGTAGCTCGCTTAACAGAACGCCCCAATGAAAAAATGTTGGTATGGCAAGAATTCTTCACAGCAATCGACACCCAACTCTCCCCTAGCCTTTATGAAGTAGCGGAGAAAGAATATTTTACGCCGATCAACTATCGTTTCTTTGACTCAAATACGCAACAAAAAAAGATGTACCCGACTCTCAGTGCGTTATTAGATGCGTTTTACCAAGAAAAAGCGGAAAAAGACCGTGCCAAACAACAAGGTGGCGAGCTCATCCGCAAGATTGAAAACGAGCTTAAGCGAAACAGAAATAAACTGAAAAAACGGGAGCAGACCTTAAAAGATTCGGAAAATGCCGAAGATTATCGTCGAGATGGCGAACTATTAACTACTTTTATGGCTCAAGTACCTCGGGGCGCAAATGAAGTAACATTGCCTAATTATTATGAAGAAGATCGGCCGATCACAATCAAGCTTGATCCAGCATTAACGCCCAATCAAAATGCCCAAAAATATTTCCATCGCTACCAAAAACTAAAAAATGCCGTCAAATTGATTGGTAAACAGATCGAAGAAGCCAAAAATGAGATCGATTATTTAGAATCTGTCTTGTCCCAATTAGAGATTGCTGGACCTATGGATATCGAAGTGATCAAAGAAGAATTGACAGCAGAAGGTTATTTAAAAAAGAAATCTTCGAAAAAACAAAAACGCAAGAAACCTTCACAGCCAGATCAATATCTTTCTACTGATGGTACGTTGATCTTGGTAGGGAAAAACAATCTTCAAAATGATCAACTTTCCTTAAAAACGGCGAAGAAAACAGACTATTGGCTCCATGCCAAAAATATCCCTGGCTCTCATGTCATTATCAAAAGTGACCAGCCATCTGATGAAACGATAACTGAAGCCGCTGAATTAGCTGCTTATTTCTCAAAATACCGTCATTCCGCCCAAGTACCAGTGGACTTGGTTCAAGTCAAGCATTTGCGCAAACCGAATGGCGCAAAACCAGGCTATGTGATTTATGAAAATCAAAAAACGATCATTGTTACTCCGGAAGAAGAAAAGATCAACAAGATGAAACAGATGACTAACTGA
- a CDS encoding MetQ/NlpA family ABC transporter substrate-binding protein yields the protein MKKFYLIGFAMIAILTLAACGGHSADKDKKEIKVAVQLESSKDILEIAKKEVEKQGYTIDIMEVSDNVAYNDAVQHDEADANFAQHEPFMEMFNQEKKADLVAVQPIYYFAGGFYSKNYKNADQLPKNAKVGIPSDPTNEGRALAILNKNGVIKLKDNIGFNGTVADIVDNPKNLQFERIDLLNLVKAYDENDIAMVFCYPAYLEPAGLSTKDAILLEDEAASKHYALQLVTREGEKDSEKINVLKKAMTTKEVAEYIKKNSKGANIPAF from the coding sequence ATGAAGAAGTTTTATTTGATTGGTTTCGCAATGATTGCGATCTTAACTTTAGCAGCTTGTGGAGGTCATTCAGCGGATAAAGACAAAAAGGAAATCAAAGTGGCTGTTCAGTTAGAGTCATCAAAAGATATTTTGGAGATTGCCAAAAAAGAAGTGGAGAAACAGGGTTACACCATTGATATTATGGAAGTAAGTGACAATGTAGCTTATAATGATGCCGTTCAACATGACGAAGCAGATGCCAATTTTGCACAGCATGAACCGTTTATGGAAATGTTCAATCAAGAAAAAAAAGCAGATTTAGTCGCCGTCCAACCCATTTATTATTTTGCGGGGGGCTTTTATTCCAAAAACTATAAGAATGCTGATCAATTGCCCAAAAATGCTAAAGTCGGTATTCCAAGCGATCCAACAAATGAAGGTCGGGCATTAGCAATCTTAAATAAAAATGGTGTCATCAAATTAAAGGACAACATCGGGTTCAACGGCACAGTGGCGGATATCGTTGACAATCCTAAAAATCTTCAGTTTGAACGAATCGATTTATTGAATCTAGTAAAAGCCTATGATGAAAATGACATTGCGATGGTCTTTTGTTACCCTGCTTACTTAGAACCAGCGGGCTTATCGACCAAAGATGCGATTTTACTGGAAGATGAAGCTGCCAGCAAACATTACGCTCTGCAACTGGTAACGAGAGAAGGGGAAAAAGACAGCGAGAAAATCAACGTATTGAAAAAAGCAATGACGACGAAAGAAGTCGCTGAGTATATTAAGAAAAATTCTAAAGGCGCAAATATTCCAGCTTTTTAA
- a CDS encoding methionine ABC transporter permease, translating to MIHSQSMMEYWPALLTSLEETGIMMAISMGVCVVGGLPLGLGLFLANPKVRGRYPWIYWTLNFLVTVIRSFPYLLFVIALIPVTRAILGKAFGPIPASVPLSIIAITIFARLVEQVLLDVSDETYALANSLGTTRFQYIWHFLLVEARSGLVLAYTTTTVSMVSYSTVMGVIGGGGIGDFAVRVGYQRYEYGVMYVAIVIMIVLVFILQMLGNFVAQTLDKRK from the coding sequence ATGATTCATTCACAAAGCATGATGGAGTATTGGCCAGCGCTACTGACCAGTCTCGAAGAAACGGGCATCATGATGGCTATTTCGATGGGCGTGTGTGTGGTTGGCGGATTGCCACTAGGTTTAGGGTTGTTTTTGGCGAATCCTAAAGTTCGTGGTCGTTATCCTTGGATTTATTGGACTTTGAATTTTTTAGTCACAGTGATCCGCTCTTTTCCCTATCTATTATTTGTGATTGCGTTGATCCCAGTAACTCGCGCGATATTAGGCAAAGCCTTTGGTCCTATACCAGCTTCTGTACCACTTAGTATCATTGCGATCACTATCTTTGCCCGGCTAGTTGAACAGGTCTTGCTGGATGTTTCTGACGAAACTTATGCATTGGCCAATTCATTAGGGACGACTCGCTTTCAATATATCTGGCATTTTTTACTAGTAGAAGCGAGAAGTGGTTTAGTCTTGGCGTATACGACGACGACTGTCAGTATGGTTTCCTATTCGACTGTCATGGGAGTCATTGGCGGTGGCGGAATCGGTGATTTTGCTGTTCGTGTCGGTTATCAACGCTATGAATATGGGGTCATGTATGTCGCCATTGTGATCATGATCGTTTTAGTCTTTATTTTACAAATGCTGGGAAACTTTGTTGCTCAGACACTGGATAAACGAAAATAG
- a CDS encoding ATP-binding cassette domain-containing protein — protein MIELINVTKSYEGTQAVKNIHLTIEPGEIIGIVGKSGSGKSTLLRLLNLMEEPSSGEILIDGVAVQKLNKKEKRQQKQKMGMIFQNHNLLDNLKVYENVSLPLKLQKKKNREKIDYLLNFVGMAHKDAVYPVKLSGGEKQRVSIARALTRDPEILLCDEATSSLDEENTESVIRLLHKVHEEFQPTIFFVSHELETVKSLCQRILVMENGELIGELRNHPQRYTEENLTYFEK, from the coding sequence ATGATTGAATTGATCAATGTAACTAAAAGCTATGAAGGCACGCAAGCGGTAAAGAATATTCATTTGACAATCGAACCAGGTGAGATCATCGGAATCGTTGGGAAAAGCGGTTCTGGTAAATCTACGTTACTTCGTTTGTTGAACTTAATGGAAGAACCTAGTAGTGGGGAAATCCTAATCGATGGTGTGGCCGTTCAAAAGTTGAACAAAAAAGAAAAAAGGCAGCAAAAACAAAAAATGGGGATGATTTTCCAAAACCATAATCTATTAGATAACTTAAAGGTGTATGAAAACGTGTCATTACCATTGAAGCTGCAAAAGAAAAAGAATCGTGAAAAAATCGATTATTTATTAAATTTTGTTGGGATGGCTCATAAAGATGCTGTTTATCCAGTAAAACTATCTGGCGGTGAAAAGCAACGAGTGTCGATTGCTCGGGCGTTGACACGTGACCCAGAAATTTTATTGTGTGATGAAGCCACCAGCTCACTAGATGAAGAAAATACGGAAAGTGTGATTCGTTTATTGCATAAAGTCCATGAAGAATTCCAGCCGACAATTTTCTTTGTTAGTCACGAATTAGAAACCGTGAAAAGCTTATGCCAACGAATTTTGGTCATGGAAAATGGCGAGTTGATTGGCGAATTAAGAAATCACCCACAACGTTATACGGAAGAAAACTTGACGTATTTTGAAAAATAA
- a CDS encoding LysR family transcriptional regulator: protein MNFQQLKYVIAVANNGSFREAAKKLYVAQPSLSAGIKELETELGITLFTRTNRGAYLTEEGQEFLKRAERILLQLESLENYYLTNEKRESFSIASQHYDFLGPLTAKLISSFKSEIKQFRIVETTTANVIEEVKDQHSEIGILYMNEHNQAGIKRYLEQGELVAHSLGEFQTHIFLRQGHPLSEKKEIFKEELLPYPQVRFTQDGNNFPYFYEDLIESPDQETVIYTSDRGTLMNIVLETDAYASGSGLVIGEIKEYLRLIPLANSPQNELYVIYSAKRQLSEIAQKFMESLTVLLSQIKTN from the coding sequence GTGAACTTCCAACAATTAAAATATGTAATTGCTGTAGCGAACAATGGGAGTTTCAGAGAAGCAGCTAAAAAACTCTATGTCGCACAACCAAGTCTTTCCGCAGGAATCAAAGAATTAGAAACCGAGTTAGGGATCACGCTGTTCACTCGAACGAATCGAGGGGCGTATCTGACCGAGGAAGGACAAGAGTTTTTAAAAAGAGCGGAACGGATTCTCTTACAGTTAGAGTCTTTAGAAAATTATTATTTGACGAATGAGAAGCGTGAAAGCTTTTCAATTGCTTCGCAACATTATGATTTCTTAGGTCCTTTAACAGCAAAGTTGATCTCTTCTTTCAAAAGTGAGATCAAACAGTTTCGAATCGTTGAAACAACGACTGCTAATGTGATTGAAGAAGTGAAGGATCAGCATAGTGAGATTGGGATTCTTTATATGAATGAACACAATCAAGCAGGGATCAAGCGCTACTTAGAGCAAGGGGAGCTAGTTGCCCATTCATTAGGAGAATTTCAAACGCACATTTTTTTACGTCAGGGACATCCGCTCAGTGAGAAGAAAGAAATTTTTAAAGAAGAATTACTTCCTTATCCCCAAGTGAGATTTACACAAGATGGCAATAATTTTCCTTATTTTTATGAAGACTTGATTGAAAGTCCTGATCAAGAAACGGTTATCTATACGAGTGATCGGGGAACATTGATGAATATCGTGTTAGAAACAGATGCTTATGCTTCAGGTTCTGGGCTGGTCATTGGTGAGATCAAAGAGTATTTACGTTTGATTCCATTGGCAAATAGTCCCCAAAATGAATTGTATGTGATTTATTCTGCTAAGCGCCAATTAAGCGAAATTGCACAAAAATTCATGGAAAGTCTAACCGTTTTACTAAGTCAGATCAAAACAAATTGA